A portion of the Streptococcus urinalis 2285-97 genome contains these proteins:
- the pflB gene encoding formate C-acetyltransferase, which yields MATVKTNTDVFEKAWEGFKGTSWREKASISRFVQDNYKPYDGDESFLAGPTERSLHIKKVIEETKAHYEETRFPMDNQPTSIAGIPAGFIDKDQELIFGIQNDELFKLNFMPKGGIRMAETTLKENGYEPDPAIHEIFTKYATTVNDGIFRAYTSNIRRARHAHTVTGLPDAYSRGRIIGVYARLALYGADYLMQEKVNDWNSITEIDEESIRLREEVNLQYQALGEVVKLGDLYGLDVRKPATNVKEAIQWVNIAFMSVCRVINGAATSLGRVPIVLDIFAERDLARGTFTESEIQEFVDDFVLKLRTVKFARTKAYDALYSGDPTFITTSMAGMGNDGRHRVTKMDYRFLHTLDNIGNSPEPNLTVLWTDKLPYSFRHYCMHMSHKHSSIQYEGVTTMAKDGYGEMSCISCCVSPLDPENEEQRHNIQYFGARVNVLKALLTGLNGGYDDVHKDYKVFDIDPVRDDILDFDTVKANFEKSLDWLTDTYVDALNIIHYMTDKYNYEAVQMAFLPTRQRANMGFGICGFANTVDTLSAIKYATVKPIRDEDGYIYDYETTGEYPRWGEDDPRSNELAEWLIEAYTTRLRSHKLYKDAEATVSLLTITSNVAYSKQTGNSPVHKGVYLNEDGTVNLSKLEFFSPGANPSNKAKGGWLQNLNSLASLDFGYAADGISLTTQVSPRALGKTREEQVDNLVTILDGYFENGGQHVNLNVMDLNDVYEKIMAGEDVIVRISGYCVNTKYLTPEQKTELTQRVFHEVLSMDDAINA from the coding sequence ATGGCTACTGTAAAAACAAATACAGATGTTTTTGAAAAAGCTTGGGAAGGCTTCAAAGGAACAAGTTGGAGAGAAAAAGCAAGTATTTCTCGCTTCGTTCAAGATAACTATAAACCTTATGACGGAGATGAAAGTTTCTTAGCTGGCCCAACAGAACGTTCACTTCACATCAAAAAAGTCATTGAAGAAACGAAAGCACATTATGAAGAAACTCGTTTCCCAATGGACAATCAACCAACTTCTATTGCCGGTATCCCAGCAGGTTTCATTGACAAAGACCAAGAATTGATTTTTGGTATTCAAAATGATGAACTCTTTAAATTAAACTTCATGCCAAAGGGTGGTATCCGTATGGCAGAAACAACACTTAAAGAAAATGGATATGAACCTGATCCAGCAATTCATGAAATCTTTACAAAATATGCAACAACAGTAAATGACGGTATTTTCCGTGCATATACCTCTAATATCCGTCGTGCCCGTCATGCACACACTGTTACGGGGCTTCCAGACGCATACTCACGTGGACGTATTATCGGTGTTTATGCTCGTCTTGCTCTATACGGTGCTGATTATTTAATGCAAGAAAAAGTAAACGACTGGAATTCTATTACTGAAATCGATGAAGAATCTATCCGTTTACGTGAAGAAGTTAATCTTCAATATCAAGCACTTGGTGAAGTTGTTAAACTTGGTGACTTATATGGATTAGATGTGCGTAAACCTGCTACAAATGTTAAAGAAGCAATCCAATGGGTAAATATTGCATTCATGTCAGTATGTCGTGTTATCAATGGTGCTGCTACTTCTCTTGGACGTGTGCCAATCGTCTTAGATATTTTTGCAGAACGTGACCTTGCCCGTGGAACTTTCACAGAATCAGAAATTCAAGAATTTGTTGATGACTTTGTGCTTAAACTACGTACAGTAAAATTTGCTCGTACAAAAGCTTATGATGCATTATACTCAGGTGACCCAACCTTTATCACTACTTCTATGGCTGGTATGGGTAATGATGGTCGTCACCGTGTTACAAAAATGGACTACCGTTTCTTACACACATTAGATAATATTGGTAATTCTCCAGAACCAAACTTAACTGTACTTTGGACTGATAAATTACCATATTCTTTCCGTCATTATTGCATGCATATGAGTCACAAACATTCTTCAATTCAATATGAAGGTGTGACAACAATGGCTAAAGATGGCTACGGTGAAATGTCATGTATTTCTTGTTGTGTTTCTCCACTTGACCCAGAAAATGAAGAACAACGTCATAATATCCAATACTTTGGTGCCCGTGTAAATGTGCTAAAAGCGCTTCTTACTGGTCTTAACGGTGGTTATGATGATGTTCATAAAGACTATAAAGTGTTTGATATTGATCCTGTCCGTGATGATATTCTTGACTTTGACACTGTAAAAGCTAACTTTGAAAAATCACTTGATTGGTTGACTGACACTTATGTGGATGCTTTAAATATCATTCATTACATGACAGATAAATATAACTATGAAGCTGTTCAAATGGCATTCTTACCAACTCGTCAACGTGCCAACATGGGATTTGGTATCTGTGGTTTTGCGAATACAGTTGACACATTATCTGCAATTAAATATGCAACGGTTAAACCAATTCGTGATGAGGATGGTTACATCTATGATTACGAAACAACTGGTGAATACCCACGTTGGGGTGAAGATGATCCTCGTTCTAATGAATTAGCAGAATGGTTGATTGAAGCCTATACAACACGTCTACGTAGTCATAAACTATATAAAGATGCTGAAGCTACTGTCTCACTTCTTACGATTACGTCTAACGTTGCCTACTCAAAACAAACTGGTAATTCTCCAGTCCATAAAGGGGTTTATCTCAATGAAGATGGTACAGTTAACCTTTCTAAACTTGAGTTCTTCTCACCAGGTGCTAACCCTTCAAACAAAGCTAAAGGTGGCTGGTTACAAAATCTTAACTCACTTGCAAGCCTAGACTTCGGATACGCAGCAGATGGTATTTCATTAACAACACAAGTTTCCCCACGTGCTCTTGGTAAAACGCGTGAAGAACAAGTTGATAACTTAGTTACTATTTTAGATGGTTACTTTGAAAATGGTGGACAACACGTAAACTTGAACGTTATGGACTTAAATGATGTCTATGAAAAAATCATGGCAGGTGAAGACGTTATCGTACGTATTTCAGGTTACTGCGTTAACACTAAATACCTTACTCCAGAACAAAAAACAGAATTAACACAACGTGTCTTCCACGAAGTACTTTCCATGGATGATGCAATAAATGCCTAA
- a CDS encoding serine hydrolase domain-containing protein, giving the protein MKIDSFLSLINQQIEEKLYHGASIALFENNKWQEYYIGTIDGKSLVKENLIYDMASVSKVLGVGTIMAYLYDAKKISLDDFLHDYYSEFKGETVTLRQLLTHSSGLDPFIPNRDSLDQKQLIDALNYLKMRDSKDFQYTDVNFLLLGFMLESYYHKDLAQVFKDYIFDPLKMTHTQFGPVKEAVPTKKGDHSGFVHDPKARVLKEHSGSAGIFSTLKDLEYFCQHYLEAPFAEKLWQNMSFANKTRSIGWNLEGDWIDHTGYTGPFVMINRKKQKAVIFLTNRTYEYDDRPLWIAKRKILQEAIKEL; this is encoded by the coding sequence ATGAAAATAGACTCATTTTTAAGTTTAATTAATCAACAAATAGAAGAAAAGTTATATCACGGGGCTTCCATAGCCCTTTTTGAAAATAATAAATGGCAAGAATATTACATTGGAACGATTGATGGAAAGTCTCTTGTCAAAGAAAATTTAATTTATGATATGGCAAGTGTCTCAAAAGTTCTAGGAGTTGGAACAATAATGGCCTATTTGTATGACGCTAAAAAGATTTCACTGGATGATTTTTTACATGATTATTATTCTGAATTTAAAGGTGAGACAGTTACATTAAGACAATTATTGACACACTCAAGTGGACTTGATCCTTTTATCCCAAATAGAGATTCACTCGACCAAAAGCAATTAATAGATGCTCTTAATTATTTAAAAATGCGAGATTCAAAGGATTTTCAATATACTGATGTCAATTTTCTTCTCTTAGGTTTTATGCTTGAAAGCTATTACCACAAAGATTTAGCACAAGTGTTTAAAGACTATATTTTTGACCCTCTTAAGATGACACACACACAATTTGGTCCAGTAAAAGAGGCTGTCCCAACTAAAAAAGGTGATCATTCTGGATTTGTACATGATCCAAAAGCAAGAGTATTAAAAGAACATTCAGGATCTGCTGGTATTTTTTCAACACTAAAAGACTTAGAGTATTTTTGTCAGCATTATTTAGAAGCTCCATTTGCTGAAAAACTTTGGCAAAATATGAGTTTTGCAAATAAAACAAGATCTATCGGTTGGAATCTTGAAGGAGATTGGATTGATCACACCGGCTACACGGGGCCATTTGTGATGATTAATCGTAAAAAGCAAAAAGCTGTGATATTCTTAACCAATAGAACATATGAATACGATGACAGACCTCTTTGGATTGCAAAACGAAAAATTCTCCAAGAAGCTATTAAGGAATTATGA
- the dinB gene encoding DNA polymerase IV produces MLIFPLINDTSRKIIHIDMDAFFASVEERDNPKLIGKPVVIGRDPRETGGRGVVSTCNYVARQFGIHSAMSSKEAFDKCPQAIFISGNYAKYKAVGLEVRAIFKRYTDLVEPMSIDEAYLDVTENKLDIQSAIKIAKLIQHDIWNELHLTCSAGVSYNKFLAKLASDFEKPHGLTLVLPDDAQEFLKALPIEKFHGVGKKSVEKLHEMGVFTGEDLLNISEMTLIDQFGCFGYDLFRKARGIHYSPVKPNRIRKSIGSERTYAKLLYQDEDVKTEISHNVERVVKTLEKNGKIGKVLVLKVRYADFTTLTKRITLANASDQFEPLDLAAKQLFDSLPEKASGIRLLGVTMTSLESKEANLNLEI; encoded by the coding sequence ATGTTAATTTTTCCATTAATTAATGATACTAGTCGAAAAATTATTCACATAGACATGGATGCCTTTTTTGCTTCCGTTGAAGAAAGAGACAATCCCAAATTAATTGGAAAACCAGTTGTTATTGGAAGAGATCCAAGAGAAACAGGGGGAAGAGGGGTCGTTTCAACATGTAATTATGTGGCAAGACAATTTGGCATCCATTCAGCAATGAGCTCAAAAGAGGCATTTGATAAGTGCCCGCAAGCTATTTTTATTTCAGGAAATTATGCTAAATATAAAGCTGTCGGACTTGAGGTAAGAGCTATTTTTAAACGCTATACTGATTTAGTTGAACCGATGTCAATCGATGAAGCATATTTGGATGTCACAGAAAATAAACTTGATATTCAATCAGCTATAAAAATAGCTAAATTAATTCAGCATGACATCTGGAATGAACTTCATCTGACTTGTTCGGCTGGTGTTTCTTACAATAAATTTTTAGCAAAATTAGCCAGTGACTTTGAAAAACCTCATGGGTTAACATTAGTTTTACCTGATGATGCCCAAGAATTTTTGAAAGCTTTGCCAATTGAAAAATTTCACGGTGTCGGCAAAAAATCAGTTGAAAAATTACATGAGATGGGCGTATTTACAGGTGAAGATTTGCTTAATATTTCTGAAATGACTTTGATTGATCAATTTGGATGCTTTGGCTATGACCTTTTTCGTAAGGCAAGAGGCATTCATTATTCTCCTGTAAAGCCAAACCGTATTCGTAAATCCATAGGGAGTGAGAGGACCTATGCAAAATTACTTTATCAGGATGAGGATGTCAAAACTGAAATTAGCCACAATGTTGAAAGGGTCGTAAAGACACTTGAAAAAAATGGTAAAATTGGGAAAGTATTAGTATTAAAAGTAAGATATGCTGACTTTACAACTCTAACAAAACGGATTACTTTAGCTAATGCTAGTGATCAGTTTGAACCATTAGATTTAGCTGCAAAGCAACTCTTTGATAGTTTGCCTGAAAAAGCTTCAGGTATTAGACTATTAGGTGTGACCATGACATCACTTGAATCAAAGGAAGCAAATCTAAATTTGGAAATTTAA